In Paramisgurnus dabryanus chromosome 14, PD_genome_1.1, whole genome shotgun sequence, one genomic interval encodes:
- the uts2b gene encoding prepro-urotensin II-beta produces the protein MLCKLNLVFAVLLAVLEVLLGHPVVHTADMTYGRPVLVEDEQVVSPEDLSYSEQAFLSQGAERFGYPSIITGDLGSDGLRTAGFVPSQAVKEVLLEKPLMNPLSRFLGSRKQYHKRGSNTECFWKYCV, from the exons ATGCTGTGTAAACTGAATTTGGTTTTTGCTGTTCTTCTTGCAGTTTTAGAGGTGCTGCTTGGACACCCGGTGGTACACACGGCAGATATGACCTACGGCAGGCCAG TTCTTGTAGAAGATGAGCAGGTGGTCAGTCCTGAAGATTTGAGTTACTCTGAGCAGGCGTTTCTGTCCCAGGGGGCTGAGAGATTCGGCTACCCATCCATCATCACTGGAGACCTCGGCAGTGACG GTCTCCGAACAGCCGGATTCGTCCCCAGCCAAGCTGTAAAAGAG gttCTGTTGGAGAAGCCGTTGATGAATCCTCTGAGTCGTTTTCTTGGCAGTAGGAAGCAATACCACAAGAGAGGAAGCAATACAGAGTGTTTCTGGAAATACTGCGTCTGA